A stretch of the Synechocystis sp. PCC 7338 genome encodes the following:
- a CDS encoding DUF2256 domain-containing protein — MAHRGNKAHLPSKICPVCQRPFTWRKKWASCWDEVKYCSDRCRRQRSQPDSP, encoded by the coding sequence ATGGCTCACCGAGGTAATAAGGCCCATCTTCCCAGTAAAATTTGCCCTGTTTGCCAACGGCCCTTCACTTGGCGCAAAAAATGGGCCAGTTGTTGGGATGAAGTTAAATATTGCTCTGATCGTTGCCGTCGCCAGCGTTCCCAGCCAGATAGCCCGTAA
- a CDS encoding pitrilysin family protein: MTPSLLPPRLNSPHIEVLPNGLTIIAEQMPVEAVSFQLWLRVGSRWEGDDINGTAHFLEHMVFKGTPRLAMGEFERAIESRGAGTNAATSQDYTQFYFTSAPQDFEHLAPLQLDVVLNPTIADGPFERERLVVLEEIRRSQDDPQRRIFQQVVQLAFPHTPYARPVLGAREIITHLQAQQMRDFHAHWYQPQAITATVVGNRPVAHLVETVASSFADCYRVKSPSQALTPPPVNIPPPFTAVETTTVVDKGLQQARLILLWRSPGLDQFEQTLPLGVLAVILGRGRVSRLFRELREEKGLVTAIGASNSTQATQGMFYISAQLPAENIPIVERCILDHIERLQNELVPEKDLERIRTQVANRFVFGNERPGDRANLYGYYYAQIGDLEPALTYPEQIQALTAEDLQQSAQTYLSPTAYGKVIALPE, translated from the coding sequence ATGACCCCCAGCCTATTGCCTCCCCGCCTCAATAGTCCCCACATTGAAGTGTTACCCAATGGTTTAACCATTATTGCGGAGCAGATGCCAGTGGAAGCGGTGTCTTTTCAACTCTGGTTGAGGGTGGGTTCCCGTTGGGAGGGGGACGACATTAATGGCACAGCCCATTTTTTGGAGCACATGGTGTTTAAGGGGACTCCCCGCCTCGCCATGGGGGAATTTGAGCGGGCCATTGAATCTAGGGGAGCGGGCACCAACGCCGCCACTAGCCAGGATTACACTCAGTTTTACTTCACTTCAGCTCCCCAGGATTTTGAACATTTGGCCCCTTTGCAGTTGGATGTGGTGCTTAATCCCACCATTGCCGATGGGCCGTTTGAGCGGGAGCGGTTGGTGGTGCTAGAAGAAATTCGGCGATCGCAGGATGATCCCCAACGGCGCATTTTTCAGCAGGTGGTGCAGTTGGCTTTTCCCCACACTCCTTACGCCCGCCCTGTGCTGGGGGCCAGGGAAATTATTACCCATCTCCAAGCTCAACAGATGCGGGATTTTCATGCCCATTGGTATCAGCCCCAGGCCATCACCGCCACCGTGGTGGGTAATCGCCCCGTGGCCCATCTAGTGGAAACGGTAGCCAGCAGTTTTGCCGACTGTTATCGAGTGAAATCCCCTTCCCAAGCCTTAACGCCGCCGCCGGTTAATATTCCTCCACCTTTCACTGCAGTGGAAACAACCACTGTGGTGGATAAGGGTTTACAACAGGCCCGTCTAATTTTGCTTTGGCGATCGCCGGGGTTGGACCAGTTTGAGCAAACCTTACCCCTGGGGGTATTGGCGGTGATTTTAGGTCGGGGTCGAGTGTCCCGTTTGTTTCGAGAATTGCGGGAAGAAAAGGGTTTAGTAACGGCGATCGGGGCTAGCAATTCCACCCAGGCCACCCAGGGAATGTTCTATATTTCGGCCCAGTTACCGGCGGAAAATATTCCCATCGTAGAGCGCTGCATTCTGGACCATATTGAACGACTACAAAATGAACTGGTGCCGGAAAAGGACTTAGAACGCATCCGCACCCAGGTGGCCAATCGTTTTGTTTTTGGCAATGAACGCCCCGGCGATCGGGCTAATTTATATGGCTATTACTACGCCCAAATTGGCGATTTGGAACCAGCCTTGACCTACCCCGAACAAATTCAAGCCCTGACCGCCGAGGATTTACAACAGTCCGCCCAAACGTATCTTTCCCCCACCGCCTACGGCAAGGTTATTGCTTTGCCAGAATAA
- a CDS encoding Mrp/NBP35 family ATP-binding protein, whose protein sequence is MLTTDAVLTVLRPVQDPELQKSLVELNMIRDVAIAGGTVSFTLVLTTPACPLREFIVEDCEKAVKTLPGVEKVEVTVTAETPQQKSLPDRQSVEQVKNIIAISSGKGGVGKSTVAVNVAVALAQTGATVGLLDADIYGPNAPTMLGLSGAAVQVQNSPQGEVLEPVFNHGIKMVSMGFLIDPDQPVIWRGPMLNGIIRQFLYQVNWGALDYLIVDMPPGTGDAQLTLTQSVPMAGAVIVTTPQTVSLLDARRGLKMFQQMGVNVLGIVENMSYFIPPDLPDRQYDLFGSGGGEKASKELNVPLLGCVPLEIGLREGGDKGIPIVVSHPESASAKALTAIAKQIAGKVSMAALV, encoded by the coding sequence ATGTTAACCACCGATGCCGTTTTAACCGTGCTCCGTCCCGTTCAAGATCCCGAACTACAAAAAAGCTTGGTGGAACTGAACATGATCCGAGATGTGGCGATCGCCGGGGGTACTGTTAGTTTTACCCTGGTGTTGACCACACCGGCCTGTCCGTTGCGGGAATTCATTGTGGAAGATTGCGAAAAGGCGGTTAAAACTTTGCCCGGGGTGGAAAAGGTAGAAGTAACGGTGACAGCGGAAACTCCCCAACAAAAATCCTTGCCCGACCGCCAATCCGTGGAGCAGGTGAAAAATATTATTGCCATCTCCAGCGGTAAGGGAGGGGTAGGAAAAAGCACAGTGGCGGTGAATGTGGCGGTAGCCCTGGCCCAGACCGGCGCGACGGTGGGACTATTGGATGCAGATATTTATGGACCCAATGCCCCCACCATGTTGGGCTTGAGCGGTGCAGCGGTGCAGGTACAAAACAGTCCCCAAGGGGAAGTGTTAGAGCCGGTGTTTAACCATGGCATCAAAATGGTTTCCATGGGTTTTTTAATTGACCCCGACCAACCAGTCATCTGGCGGGGCCCCATGCTGAATGGCATTATTCGTCAGTTTCTCTACCAAGTTAATTGGGGAGCTTTGGATTACCTGATTGTGGATATGCCCCCCGGTACCGGCGACGCCCAGCTCACCCTAACCCAATCCGTCCCCATGGCCGGCGCAGTCATTGTCACTACTCCCCAAACAGTCTCTTTGTTGGATGCTCGCCGGGGTTTGAAAATGTTCCAACAGATGGGAGTAAACGTATTGGGCATTGTGGAAAATATGAGCTACTTTATTCCCCCGGATCTGCCCGATCGCCAATACGATTTATTTGGTTCCGGCGGCGGTGAAAAAGCTTCCAAAGAATTGAATGTACCTCTGTTGGGCTGTGTGCCTTTGGAAATTGGCCTGCGGGAAGGGGGAGATAAGGGCATTCCCATTGTGGTATCCCACCCTGAATCAGCTTCAGCCAAAGCCCTAACGGCGATCGCCAAGCAAATTGCCGGGAAGGTTTCCATGGCCGCTCTGGTTTAG
- the carA gene encoding glutamine-hydrolyzing carbamoyl-phosphate synthase small subunit: MPIAAAKPALLVLADGTAYPGWSFGANGTTVGEVVFNTGMTGYQEVMTDPSYCGQIVTFTYPELGNTGVNGEDEESIHPHVKGVVARNITRRPSNWRSTQSLPDYLVEHKIIGIYGIDTRALTRKLRSVGAMNGGISTEILEPEALLHHIQAAPSMAGLNLVKEVTTHEVYEWTDPTDNHWQFGPVAEQKGKPALTVVALDFGVKRNILRRLASYGCRVIVVPASTSPAEILQYNPDGIFLSNGPGDPAAVEEGIVTTKELLAAKKPIFGICMGHQVLGLSLGAETFKLKFGHRGLNQPCGLEQQVEITSQNHGFAVAEGSLVEEVEITHFNLNDKTVAGLRHKELPFFSVQYHPEASPGPHDADYLFADFVQLMRQQKAEAAGW; the protein is encoded by the coding sequence ATGCCAATTGCTGCGGCGAAACCGGCCCTTCTTGTCCTTGCGGATGGCACCGCCTATCCCGGTTGGTCTTTTGGGGCCAATGGCACCACAGTGGGAGAGGTGGTATTCAACACCGGCATGACTGGTTACCAAGAAGTGATGACCGACCCCAGTTATTGTGGCCAGATTGTCACGTTCACCTATCCTGAATTGGGCAATACCGGAGTCAATGGGGAGGATGAAGAATCTATCCATCCCCACGTTAAAGGAGTAGTGGCCCGCAACATCACCCGCCGCCCCAGCAATTGGCGATCGACCCAATCCCTACCCGACTATTTGGTAGAACATAAAATTATCGGCATTTATGGCATCGACACTAGGGCCCTGACCCGCAAGTTGCGTTCCGTTGGTGCCATGAACGGCGGCATTTCCACGGAAATTTTGGAACCAGAAGCCCTGTTACACCACATCCAAGCAGCTCCTTCCATGGCCGGGTTGAACTTGGTTAAGGAAGTGACCACCCATGAAGTTTACGAATGGACTGACCCTACTGATAACCATTGGCAGTTTGGGCCAGTGGCGGAACAAAAGGGAAAACCTGCCCTCACAGTGGTGGCCCTGGACTTTGGTGTTAAGCGTAATATCCTGCGTCGCTTAGCTAGTTACGGTTGCCGGGTGATTGTGGTGCCCGCCAGCACTTCCCCAGCGGAAATTCTCCAGTACAACCCCGACGGCATTTTCCTTTCCAATGGCCCTGGTGATCCCGCAGCAGTGGAGGAAGGCATTGTCACCACTAAGGAATTGTTGGCAGCGAAAAAGCCCATTTTTGGTATTTGCATGGGGCATCAAGTGTTGGGGTTATCTTTGGGAGCGGAAACCTTTAAGCTCAAATTTGGTCATCGGGGGCTCAATCAACCCTGTGGCCTGGAGCAACAGGTGGAAATTACTAGCCAGAACCATGGTTTTGCGGTGGCAGAGGGCTCCCTAGTCGAAGAAGTGGAAATTACCCATTTCAATCTCAACGATAAAACGGTGGCGGGGTTACGCCATAAGGAACTACCATTTTTCTCGGTGCAGTACCACCCTGAAGCCAGTCCAGGCCCCCATGATGCCGATTACTTGTTTGCCGATTTTGTCCAGTTGATGCGCCAACAAAAGGCCGAAGCCGCTGGCTGGTAA